The DNA region CAACGGAAAGTTTGAGACGATCCAGAACGCACTGGAATTCCTTGTTGTCGGTCTTCTCATCAAGGATGGAAGCATCAGCTTCTGCTTTCACACCGTGGTGAATAAGCAGAGTAGCGTCGCCGCCGTCATCAACGATGAGATCGGGACCGGAACCGTCAGGCCATGTGAGAGCCTGCTCGGTGCACCACCAGTATTCTTCGAGGGTTTCACCCTTCCATGCGAATACCTTAGCAGTACCGTTGGCTGCGATAGCTGCGGCAGCGTGGTCCTGAGTGGAAAAAATGTTGCAGGATGCCCAGCGGATATCAGCACCGAGAGCATAAAGAGTCTCGATAAGCATTGCAGTCTGGATGGTCATATGCAGGGAGCCCATGACTTTAAGACCTTTGAGGGGCTTTTCTTTACCGTACTTCTCACGGATAGACATGAGACCGGGCATTTCACGTTCGGAAAGCTGCATTTCTTTATTACCCCAGTCAGCAAGGGAAATGTCAGCAACTTTGTAATCAAGCTTTGAATCTACTTTAAGCATTGTATCCTCCAAAATTTAACTATTTTTTCTCTGATATATAAACAAGGACGGTCAGTCCTTCATTTACGGGAAAACGACGAACACTAACGGACTCAAGACCTGCATCTTTCACCCAGCAGCCAAGTTCGTCTTCTGTAAAACCGAGCCTGCGGTCACCGAATTCACTGCGCATGCGCTCATTTGAATGGGACAGGAAATCAGCAATGACCAGCTTGCCGCCGCTGGAAAGGGTCCGCGCAGCTTCGGCAACAGCCTTGTCCGGACGCGGCAGATGATGCAGGACCATGGAAATAAAAGTCAGGTCCGCCTCCCAGTCACGCAGGGGCAAATGGGTAAGCTCGCCGATACGCAGGCTCACGTCTGGATGATTACCCAGACGTTTTTCCGCCAGTTCCAGCATCTTGGGGGAGCTGTCCACCCCGATAACTGTATCGCACTTGGCAAGCAGACTTTCCAGCAAAGACCCGTTACCGCAACCGAGGTCAACTCCCACAGAACAACGATCCACCAAGTCCAGCAGTTCGCTGTCAATATTGAATTCGCCGAACACATCGCGCTGTAAACGCTCCCAATCCTCGGCAATTTCATCAAAAAATTTACGGGTTTCCAAATTGCGTTCGGCCAGCACCTTGGCTACCCGGTGACGATCTTCTTCCACTTCCGGTTCATTTTCAATGAGCCAGCTGATGGATTCCGCAAAACGATTTCCGCTGCCGGAACGAGCCAGACGGTAGAAATTCCAGAGCCCTTCCCTTCTGGACTCCAGAAGGCCGTTCTCATGCATGATTTTCAAATGGCGCGAAACACGGGGCTGAGACATTCCCAGCACCTGCACAACCTCACCAACATTGAGTTCATTGTCCCGAAGCATGGCCAGCAGTCTGATCCTGATCTCATCGGACAAAGCCTTGCTGAATTTCAAAATTTCCATCAAATACCCCATCGGCAAAACATAACGACATCTTTATATAACAAAATCTCAATTTGCACTACCCGCAGTATCAGAAAGCGTCAAGCACTAAAATAATATGGTCGCGCAAAACATTTTGCCAAGTTGAAATTTAATGTATAAAGAAACTTCATCAAGAGAACTTTACGGATATATCATATAATATGGCAGCAAAGAAAAAATATAACGGCCCCCGCAAGCGGGTATTCCACCCCAGGCAACGCCAGACAAGACATTTAGGCGAGGCTATGGGGGACTATGTCTCGAATCTGGATGGGAAATACAAGCTCATGATTCCAAGACTTTGGAAGGCATGGCCTGAGTTGATGGGCGAGCTTGCCGAATTCGCCAAACCGCTGGGTCACCGCAAGCGCACATTGATCCTCGCTTCCGACGATTCCGTGGCCGCGCAGGAGCTTTCATATTTCGCCCCGGAGATCCTTGAAAGAATAAATTCATTTTTTGGTGAAGAAGTCTTTGACAAGGTGCTATTTGAACTGCTAAACGGCAGGGTTCCATTGGACGGGTACGAATTGAAACGTGCTGAGTTCAAGGACGCCAAGATCAAAAAACCCGGCAAAATAGGCGGGTTGAAAGACAAATTTGATCCAGAATCGGCGGTCGGAAGATGTTATCTAAGATACGTCCGCCTTTTTGAAAAATCATAATATTTCAGGGCACAAAGCCCACCTTAAGGAGGATAACATGAGTGAAGAAACACCCACCCTCGAGAGTCTTGAACTGAAAAAGCCCCTCGACAAAATGACCACTAAGGACCTGCGTCAGCTCTGCATCGACAAAATGCCCCTGATCGCTGGTGCTTCCGGTATGGACAAAGAGACCATCATCTCCAATATCAAGGAATACCTTGGAATTGAAGACGAAGAAGGCGCAGTCTCTCCTTACAAAGATCAGATCATCTCCATCAA from Desulfovibrio sp. JC022 includes:
- a CDS encoding metalloregulator ArsR/SmtB family transcription factor, with protein sequence MEILKFSKALSDEIRIRLLAMLRDNELNVGEVVQVLGMSQPRVSRHLKIMHENGLLESRREGLWNFYRLARSGSGNRFAESISWLIENEPEVEEDRHRVAKVLAERNLETRKFFDEIAEDWERLQRDVFGEFNIDSELLDLVDRCSVGVDLGCGNGSLLESLLAKCDTVIGVDSSPKMLELAEKRLGNHPDVSLRIGELTHLPLRDWEADLTFISMVLHHLPRPDKAVAEAARTLSSGGKLVIADFLSHSNERMRSEFGDRRLGFTEDELGCWVKDAGLESVSVRRFPVNEGLTVLVYISEKK
- a CDS encoding DUF721 domain-containing protein; this encodes MAAKKKYNGPRKRVFHPRQRQTRHLGEAMGDYVSNLDGKYKLMIPRLWKAWPELMGELAEFAKPLGHRKRTLILASDDSVAAQELSYFAPEILERINSFFGEEVFDKVLFELLNGRVPLDGYELKRAEFKDAKIKKPGKIGGLKDKFDPESAVGRCYLRYVRLFEKS